The Oceaniferula marina sequence ATACAGGCACCCATGCCGACCAACACCTCATCCTTGATCGTACAAGCATGCACAATCGCTGAGTGACCAATCGTCACCAACTCTCCCACATACGCTCCATAGTCATCCGCCAGGTGCACGCAGGCATTATCCTGCACATTCGACCTCGGTCCAATCACGATGTCATTGATATCCCCACGCAAGGTTGCCTGATACCAAATGCTCGCTTCCTCTCCTATCGTCACACGGCCAATCACATCGGCACTGCCCGCAATAAATGCGCTGTCATGAATTTCCGGCGAAATGCCGTCAAAGGTCTCAATTGCCATGGCCAAAATATAGCGGCAGCCACCCGATTCACAAGTTGCAATCTGGCAAACTAAGTGCCATATTTCGCCACGCCAGCTCCAAGGAACCACATGTAGCAGGACAAGCGTATCCCATAAGGTGAGCGTTTGGGAACATCTCTGAATCCATCTCCCCCAATCTCAGGATTTTCCCACCGCATCGCCACCGTGGCATATGCCGTGCCCCTCCGGGCATCTCCATGTCAAACAAATCAAGGATCTCCCAATACACCGGCCTGTTTCAGGCCAGATCCTCAGATCAACACGACTCCTGCTTCCGGCACCCGGTGCTGCCCAACCACCCTACTATGCAGCAATTTCTCATCATCGTCGCCATTGTCGTCTTCGGCTTTGCCCTGCGTTCATGCAGGACCAAGATCCTGCGCAAACTCGGAGCTGTCGTCATGCTCATCGCCTCGGGCCTCTGCTTTTATTTTTTAACCGACAACATCTGGGCCGGGGTCACAGCTGCCGCTGCCTGGTTTCTACTCCCATGGGTCGAACTGCTGACGCGGATCCGCACCATGCGCATGCCTCTGGACAACCATCTGGAAGAATCTTTTTTCACCAACCTGGACATCTTCCCCAATGCCTCAACCCATATCCGGACACTCGAAAAAGCCGGCTACGAACACATCAAAGACTGCGGGTGGAATCTGGGAGGCATGGAACAGCTTTATCAGCTGTTCTGGAACGCCGAGACCAAATCCGTTGCCACACTCTGCCTCTGTGAACAATCCAATGTCACGTTCACCTACTTGACCATCACCTCGCGCGATATCACCGACGGCGTATGGCGCACCACCAATTTCCCCTTTTCCCCCACACTCAAATCCGCGCCCAGAGTGCATTGGAACCAAGTCAGTTGCTCGAACGAATGCGCCATCAAGCTGCTCCGTGACCACCACACCTTCATTCATCGCCAAGGGTTCATCGATGACGACATCAGCATCCCCGACCCTGACATGTTAGAACAGGAAATCGAAAACGAACTTCGCAATCAAATCGATCACAACCTGAAAAGCGGCATCATCACCCTTACTGGTGACGGCCATTTTCGCTACAGCCTGAAAGGTCTCTTTTTCCTCTGGCGCCAGTTCATTAAAGACATGATCCGTTTATGCTGAGCCAGACGGGCAGCAAGGCACAAAAACCGACGACTCAATCGGTTCATAAACGTCAGATCCGGCCTCATAGCTATTGGACCGTCAGATCGATGACATACCTTTGCATGGAGCCTCTCGGGGATGGAGGCCATGCCGGCATCGAGGTTTTAAGAAAAGCTGGAATCTAAATCCGTTGTCCCTGTTCCCAAAGATGATTCTCGGCTTGTTCAATCCAACCGGCTCAGCTGCCCCGAGGGGGGCAACACTCTGGTGGGCTCAGGGTTCTATAAAAATATCGTTTTTTGATAAAAAGTGATGTGACCATATGAGCAAGCTCGGTAATTACTATAGAAAAGATCTTCATTGCAGGCTTGAAAACAGACTCAGAAATTTCCGAGAGAACACCGGGCACCTCGAATGAGGAGCTGATCATTGGATTGATTTCCAAAAATCAGCCCCTCCTGCACGACTATATCTTTGCTTTGAGCGGAGACCTTTTCCTGACCGATGATATTCTTCAGGAAACCAATCTCGTCTTGTGGCGTAAAGCCTGCGAATACGACCCCCGTAAACCTTTTTTACCTTGGGCACGGACCATCGCCTGGAACCAGGTCAGAGCGGCGACTCGCGACCAGTCAAGAGACCGTCTCCTCTTCAGTGAGGATATCATGCTGCAACTAACCGAGGAAAGTAACAACACCCACGCCTACGCCCCCTCACACAAGGAGATTTTCCTTGAGCAGTGTATTTTATCACTCACTCAGAAACAACAAGATCTGCTCGAGAACCACTATCAGGAAGAATTAGGCCTCGAGGAAATGGCTCGAAAGTTCAGGCGCTCCCAAAGGTCCTTAGCCCAACACCTGTATCTGATACGCCAAATTCTCAAAAGGTGCATCCAATCAAAAATCGCCGTCGCACGAGCCTTAAAGTAAGTCATGCCATCCCGTCGAAAGAACAACCCAATGCTCAAGCGACTGATCCAAAAAAGGATCCACGGTTCGCTGGATGCCGCCGGGATGGCTCAACTCGAAGACATCCTGAGAAACGACAAAGCAGCCAGAACTTGGTACCTTGAAGAGATGCAGCTCCACAGTGCCCTGCACCGCTGGGCCATGCGCCAAACCCATAGAACCATTCCCCTTCCGCACGGCAACGAATCCAGCAATGCCATCACGCATGTTGAGGATTGGCTACAAAAACAGAAAAAACAACACGTCCTTTTAGCTATGGTAGCTTCACTGGTCATCGTTGTTGGCGGACTCAGCCTGATGCGGGCCTTTTTAGTAGAGGAAACAACGGCACCGCAGCACGCATTCCGGACAAGCTCCGGAACCAGATATCAACTCAGCCACCCTGACGGCTCGGATCACCAAGCCGGGCATTTGGTTCATGGCTCACAG is a genomic window containing:
- a CDS encoding gamma carbonic anhydrase family protein produces the protein MAIETFDGISPEIHDSAFIAGSADVIGRVTIGEEASIWYQATLRGDINDIVIGPRSNVQDNACVHLADDYGAYVGELVTIGHSAIVHACTIKDEVLVGMGACILDGAVIGERSIIGANALVTGGTVIPPGSLVLGSPAKVVKTLDKKDQAQVKYWAEKYVKNARKFMARPNGGRA
- a CDS encoding sigma-70 family RNA polymerase sigma factor produces the protein MKTDSEISERTPGTSNEELIIGLISKNQPLLHDYIFALSGDLFLTDDILQETNLVLWRKACEYDPRKPFLPWARTIAWNQVRAATRDQSRDRLLFSEDIMLQLTEESNNTHAYAPSHKEIFLEQCILSLTQKQQDLLENHYQEELGLEEMARKFRRSQRSLAQHLYLIRQILKRCIQSKIAVARALK